CGGGCGGAAAGAGGGCAATGTTCGCTTACGCCTTGCGGTTGAAGATACCGGCGTTGGCATTAACCCCGAAGACATCCCGCTGGTGTATGAACCCTATGTGCAGCTGGGCCAACGGTTCCAGCGGCAACTGCCCGGTGCGGGATTGGGGCTGACGATCTGCCGCCAGCTTGTTGATCTGATGGGGGGCTCCATGGATCTGGAAAGCCGCCCCGGGCAGGGCTCCACGTTCTGGGTGGAGCTGACCCTGCAGGCGGCCGGCGATGCCTCAACCCGTATTCGGCCAGACTCTCATATGGTCCGGGGGCGAAAGATCCTGGTGGTGGATTCTTACGAGCTGTCACGCAAGATCACACTGGAAATGCTGTCCCGATATGAGGTTCAGATCGAGGCAGTGAAAGCCGCCGGTGAGGCCCTGACCTCGCTACGCCAGGCCTTCGATGCCGGCGACCCATACCACGCCATCATCCTTGATGGTTTTGTGCCGGATATGGACAGCGATTTGTTATGCCGGCAGATTCGCAGTAACCCGCAATGGGCCGACATGCGGCTACTGATTCTCTCATCCAATCCTCAGCGCGGTGATGCCGAACATTTTCGGCAGGCCGGGGCTGACGCTTTCCTGAGCAAATCGCTGCGGGAGTCTTACCTGATTCCCATCCTTAACCAACTGTTTCTGGACGTGGAGAAACAGGAACGCCGTTTCCTGACCCGCTTTTCGCTACAGGCAATAACCGATGTCACGGTCAAACAACGGCAAATTCCCTGCGGGCGGATGCGGGTTCTTCTGGTTGAAGATAACCCGGTGAACCGCACCCTCACCCGCCGGCTGCTGGAAAAACTCGGCTGTGAGGTGATGACTGCCAACGACGGCCAGGCGGCGTCGGCCCTGTGGCAATGGCATCAGTTTGATCTGATATTCATGGATTGCGTTATGCCTCGAATGGATGGTTTTGAAGCCACCAGGCGGCTGCGTCGCTGGGAAGAAGATCATCACCGGGCCAGGGTACCAGTGGTTGCGCTAACCGCCAGCGCGATGGAAGAAGACGAGGAACGCTGCCGGGCGGCGGGCATGGATGCGTTTGTTGCCAAACCTGTCAACCTTGAAATGCTGCGGGCAGTACTGGAACAATACTGTCAGGCCGCTGCTGAATCCTGAGCACCGGCATGTTACCTACAGCCCGGATTCTGATATGAATGTTGAATGCCCCACTTGCCACAAGTCCGTCGAATGGACGGAAACCAACCCTTTTCGGCCTTTCTGTTCCGAACGATGTAAACTGATTGATCTTGGCGCCTGGGCCAATGAGGAATATCGGGTGCCGGCCGAGAACGTTTCTCCGGATGATCTAGACCAGATCGACGAGGCCACCCGGCACTGAATCAGCAAGGCAACATCCACCCGACTGAACACCCTTTCCAACGGCTTACGGGCATTTAAGTTGTGATGCGGTTGGCAGGTCGTTACCATCCTCTCAGTCATAACTATCGCTGATGCCGGCAGTTCCGGCCGGTGCGAACTAAAACGACAGCAATAAAGGTGTAAACATGAAAGTAACCCGCATCTCCGCTCTGGCGCTTTCTCTGGCCGCCGCCCCAGTGTTTGCTGCTGATCTGGACCTGAGCCTGACCAATAACTCGGCGAAGGGCCAGGTTAACTTTTTCGGTGCTCAGAACGATATTCAGCTGGGTGCAGGCTACACCTACCGTGACAGCCGCCGCCATATCGGCAACATCGACTTTCACGCGCAAGGCCGCACCTCGATCGGCAACCTGCCGACCACTGCCGGTGTAGGCCTCAAAGGTGTCTTCTATGACGAGCGTCGCCGGGACGTAGACGGCGGTGCGGTTGGCCTGGGCGGCTTTGCCACCGTGAATGTGCCAGACGTACCAGGCCTGTCATTCAGCGGCAGCCTCCACTACGCCCCAACCATTCTTTCGTTTGGCGATTCCGACGACATGACCAGCCTGGAACTGCGCGGAAGCTACCGCGTGATTCGAAACGCTGAGGTGTTTGCCGGTTACCGCTACCTGAACACCGAGCTGGATTTTGCCGGCTCCCCGGACATCAACCTGGATGAAGGTGTGCTGGCCGGTATCAAGATTTTCTTCTAACCGCGCCACACCGATACTGAATCCGTTACCCGGCGAACAGGCGGGTAACGGATTCGTGCTACTCCTCACGCTCTCCCCCGCTTTTTGTTGCTAGGCTTCCCGGATACTTACTCAACGGATTGTCTGGCATGAGATTGAACCTCCCCACCCTTCTGGCCGCCACCCTGATACTCACCGCCTGCAGCGGCGACAGCGCTATTGATGGTGTCAAGGAGATCCCCAACCGGTTCGGCAATGCCGTCAATGCCCTGGACGATTTCAGCCCTGGCAGCACCGGCGACTCCAACAACGCCCGCGGGCTGAGACCGAACGAAGTCCGGGTTACCATGGAAGTGCCGGCCAGCGTTGCCCCGCAGGGTGAACCCACACGCAGGAATCTGCGGATTGTGGTGCCCGACCGTGTCGAGGTTTACCGGACGGACTATACCCTCAGGAAAGACCTTGGCACGGTGCGTTTTTCAACTGCCACGGACGATGATGGTTACCTGATCATTGCGTTTGAGGACGGGGTCCCCATCGGGCCCGATGTTGTTATCGAAGCCTCCTATCGCGGCACCACGCTCAAAGCCCTCGCCGCCGACTCGGACCGGGATGTGAAGGTAAACCCGTTTTCCCATTACCTGGTTGTCGAGGGGCTGGGGAATTACGATGCCGTCGATTTTCAAACGGTCATGAATTGTGTCAACAGCAGCCTTTGCCTGAATAAGTATGTCTGGGGCACGGTCGCGGACCAGGTGCATGACTTCGAGATCGATATCGGCACCAATGCAAGTATTGCCAGCGCCCTCGACCGGCTGGATAACCGGGCCGACTTCAGAGCCTACGTGGCGGCCATGGCAGATTATGCCCTGCTCGGCCAGGATAATTCAGACACCGTCCGCGCCAGTTCCGCCGATTACAATTCGATCTTCCTGGGGCTGGAGCTTGGCCAGACCTTCCGGGAATCCAATGCGTTCGGTGCCGGCCAATGGGGTGTCCGTACCGCCCAGGAAGAGGCGCTCACAGCCACCGGGAGCGCCTATCTTTACCCAGCGCTCACGCTCACATCGTTTGAAGCGTTCAACATCAATGTCACCTCTTTGGCCACCGACATTCCGTACGATCGGCAAACACTCATTCACGGTCTGGACAACGGCGGCGCCCAGACTTTCTTCAACCGGAGTTCGGATCTTTGGGCGCGCAACAGCCATTCAAGCGCTCCCGGGGCCGCCACACTCACCCCACCCCGAAGCGATGCCCAGAACGGTGATGCGATCGACCCCGCCCGGTTGCTAGCAGGCCGCGCCCTGTACCAGAGTGTGACTGGCCGCGACAGCAGCAGAATCACGGGTTGGACCCGAAACCCCTATTACCTGGACGCTTTCACCTCCGCGCCAGCAGAACAGGACAGCAGCCCAGACCGGGTGCTCACCAGCTATTTCTCGGCCGGCAAAGCCATTGAGCTGCAGGAAGAGGGAGGCAAACTCAAACGCCAGGACACTTTGGAAGACCACTACCTTTCTGTGTTTGAGCTGCACCTGGAGCGCAGCAGCAATTTCAGCCTGTCCACACTGGCAGAGCAACGCTATAACCTGGTGTATATCGCGCCCCGATTCGGCAATGAAGATGACCCAATGGTTTTCGAAACCGGGCACGGAAACTGGGACACCCAAACCCCTGATGGCAACCGGCTGGCAGCTGAGGTGACACTCGATCAGTTTCGGGTTGTCCGGGCCAGTAATGGCCAGGTGCGAGCTGAGGCGAATTCTGGAACCGGTGACTGGAATCTGGCTAACCGATTGTCTCGCCTGAGCCAGTCAGACCAGTATATGGGCAGATTGACCCTCTACGAAGACCAGCCCGGCGAAGAATTTGGAACACCGGACATGGGCCTTGGCGCCACCACCCCGGACGGCTCACTGATGGCCTTCAATCTGGATGACAGTTACCTTGGCGACGGCCTGGTGATTGCCGGCAAGGCTCCCACTGACTCACTGGTGCCGGCCCGCTACAGGCTTCAGGGGGTTATCATCGCCATGACCGATAACACCGGTCGGATGCATCAGATCCACAACGGCTTGCTGGAACTGGACGACGGAGGCGGCGCGACCATTAACGCTGCCAGCTTTGAGATTCACCACGACATCCCATCCAGTGACGTCTCTGAGCCAAGGCAAGCCAGCTTGGCGTCCTCACTCAGCGTCACTGCCTCGGAAAACGGCGAGATCACCCTTAGCGGCGGCGAACTCACACTCGCGGGATTCTACACAGGAACAGGTGACCAGATATTTCTGACCTTGCGGGATAACACCGGCCCCGAGTTTCAGATCGGATTACTGATAGCCACGGTGATCCCGGAATCGGACTAACAGAACCAATACTCAGGACGCTCTCGTATAACCTGTTATAATTTCTGCCATATCGACTGACATACCCATAAAGACGAGAGGTTTTATGACTGCAGTTACCCGGGCGCTGATGCTGTTTGTTCCGTTGACTCTGTTCGCTGTAGTCGGTGCTCTTTACGTTCCACCAGATTATTCTGGTGAAGGTAACGGTGATGATGAAGTGGTTCTTGCGTCGCTTCCGCGCCTCCCCGCCTGGGCAAACGAAGACCTACCGGATTTCTCAGGCTACAGCGACACCACCGAACGTAAAGTCGCGTTCTTCTCATTCCTTTACCCGCGGATTGTTCTTGCCAACT
The window above is part of the Marinobacter sp. THAF197a genome. Proteins encoded here:
- the yacG gene encoding DNA gyrase inhibitor YacG, encoding MNVECPTCHKSVEWTETNPFRPFCSERCKLIDLGAWANEEYRVPAENVSPDDLDQIDEATRH
- a CDS encoding YfaZ family outer membrane protein, which codes for MKVTRISALALSLAAAPVFAADLDLSLTNNSAKGQVNFFGAQNDIQLGAGYTYRDSRRHIGNIDFHAQGRTSIGNLPTTAGVGLKGVFYDERRRDVDGGAVGLGGFATVNVPDVPGLSFSGSLHYAPTILSFGDSDDMTSLELRGSYRVIRNAEVFAGYRYLNTELDFAGSPDINLDEGVLAGIKIFF